The DNA region ATGCCGTGTTCACGCGCACCGATAACATCATGCTCGCGGTCACCGATCATCAATACAGACTCTTTTGGATCGTCCGTATAACGGAGTGCCTCTGCAATGACCTGGCCTTTTTCCGTACGCGTACCATCTGTACTCGCCCCGATAATTTTTTTGAAATATTCGCCCATACCATAATGGCGAACGATCGGATCAGCATATATCTCCGGTTTCGACGTAGCTACCAAAAGCGTCTTGCCGTTCGCCTTCAGCATCGCAAGAACGTCCGTTATCCCATCATATACACGATTATCATACATGCCGTCACGCTCGAAATATTCACGATAATCCTGTATTGACTCGCGCGCCTCTGATTCTGTCAGACCATAAAAATGCTGAAACGAATACATAAGCGGCGGTCCGATGAATGGGATCAGCTCTCTTCTGTCCGCCACTTCTATTCCTCTTTTATGCAGCGCATACTGCACCGATTTTATAATACCTTCCTGCGAGTCGGTCAACGTCCCGTCAAGATCAAACAGGATCGTATCATATCGTTTATTCATCGTTATCTGCACCTCTTTTCAAAAGAAACGGCCGATACCGAGGTATCAGCCGCTATCATCAACAAGTATATTATTAGCTGAGCATTCTCTTCATAATTTTGCCCGTCTGGTTTTTCGGCAATGCATCAAGCACAACGATCTCACGCGGTACTTTATACAGAGCAAGATTGCGCGTCAAGTACTGTTTCAATTCTTTGACATCGACCGTTTTATCTGCCTCCGCTACAATGAATGCTTTGACACTTTGTCCGCGAAGTCTATCGTCTACGCCGATAACAGCAGCTTCCAGCACGCCTTCATAGCCGTAGAGAAGTTCTTCGAT from Selenomonadales bacterium includes:
- a CDS encoding HAD hydrolase-like protein, translating into MNKRYDTILFDLDGTLTDSQEGIIKSVQYALHKRGIEVADRRELIPFIGPPLMYSFQHFYGLTESEARESIQDYREYFERDGMYDNRVYDGITDVLAMLKANGKTLLVATSKPEIYADPIVRHYGMGEYFKKIIGASTDGTRTEKGQVIAEALRYTDDPKESVLMIGDREHDVIGAREHG